The Primulina huaijiensis isolate GDHJ02 unplaced genomic scaffold, ASM1229523v2 scaffold14403, whole genome shotgun sequence region TCTTATGTTGTATGGTGTTCTGGTGATATACCCAGCTTGGTTAGTTAGTATTATAAATCAAGATATTATGAAATAATGAATCtgttttactttaaaaaaatttaatcaatctaatcaaacattatattaactacatttttatatattttattattaaaaaatattatttatcttcATACTATTTGTCTCATATCACAAACCAAACGGTACCTTACTATGTTATTAAATATGCTGATATTAGAGTATGAATTTTAGTTGTTATCGGCCGTTTTCTAAGATTCCAAAAGATTAATTTATAACATATACATGCACAAGAAGAGTGTGATTACTAATGAATTATATTTCAGTAAGAACAATATGTCTCTTATAAAATGATATGGATTGACtctatctatatttataataaaaaaaataatatttttcacaagttgaactATAGAttcgtcaaaaaaaaaatactctttGAGACTATCTCGTAATCAACCAAATCAACCAATTGCCGAGTGCTAATCCAAATCCACGCGTATTAGGTTTGCTTCTCAGTTTGAGATTTTTCACTGGGGTGCCTAGACTTTTAAGAGTTGACATTTAATAAGTCCTTCTAATCATCCTCATATAAAAATACCTTActcaaacatatttttttaaaaaaaaatgatatctaaccaattttgacaaattgttatccaatataattataattttttaaaatatttaataaattttggtgtttgaaacaataaaaacaaacaaattacTCCCCAAACTCACcatgataaaaattatttgataaataaattcgTAATGTACGTGAGATTGGCTTAGGGttattgcttcaactcactatCAAAAGCTTAAAACAGATCATGTTTTGCATTTTATAATTCGAACTTTGTACGAACCTGGTCAACAAATATACATCATTGAGTAAGTTTTATATGATTGTATAGCTCTAGTGGGTAATGTATACcaatttgagttgattttttatttttataagctTGAATCCAACCATCCatgtttaattttcaaatttttgagttCTCCATcgaaatacaataaaaatattatattggtTATATGAAAAATCTCACGaattatttacaaataaattcacaaatcaaactatttatttaaaatcactactataccaataaattaaaatttatgagTGCATGTCACAAGCCGAACTCAAacctttttctttctttattttgtttgttttttttctttttgactATTTCTTTTGCTCTCATACAAGTTAGAATGGAGTTCTCGAGTTATTAATGACTCGATGTGTACTTTGGACAACGAAATTCGGTTAAAAACACTTTGATAGAAGTATAAAATGTTGATAGTAAAATTATCTTTCATATAACATACATAATTTATCGTCGTTCGTTCTGTTATTCGAGCATGAATAATCCGGTTAATGCCGACtcagaattcaaaatttatgtCTTTCATAACATAGAAATTAAACACCACATTCCCAACATGATTCGAAAACCAAAGGATCAACAACATTCAATAATTTATCAACTCAGCCTTAAAAAAAAGGGAATTATACAATTACACCATTTATGAACACCCTTCCATCAAGGCCACTCGATCAAATAACGCATAGACAGAAGCCAACACTACATAAGACCAAGAACTCCGGTACCTATTTTAAGCTTTTTTGGGTGATTTCTTGGCCTTCGACGGAGATTTGGGGGCCTTCTCAGCTACCTTCTCTGACTTCTTCGGTAGAAGTACGGGGTTAATGTTCGGCAACACTCCACCATATGCTATCGTGACTCCAGCTAGAAGTTTCCCGAGTTCTTCGTCATTCCTCACAGCAAGAAGAACATGCCTTGGTATGATCCTGTTCTTCTTGTTGTCTCTTGCTGCATTTCCAGCCAACTCCAGAACCTGCCAAAAGTGTGAAATCAATCACACATATACGTTTtcgtttaaaaaaatttgagaacaTAGTTGATAATAGATTTACTAGAGTGATTAAACAGTATAGATATCTGAATCATCATTCAACACATATAAAAACTAATAAGAAATTGCTAAAATTACCTAACATTTACAGAAATGTCAAAAAAAATCATGTCCAGAACATGGTGCTATTTTGTGAATCATTTCAATTCAAATGTACTCTGAACCTAATTCGATCGTTGAAAGCCTAGATTATGAACAGGACCCCAGACCGTGACCATTCAAAGGAtcaagcatttaaaaaaaaaaaaaagccaaaaTTCAAGTGATCACAAATCAGGTGATCGAAATTCATGAAAAGAAGTAGCGACATTGAAATTAAATAGAGATTGCATCACCTCGGCAGCGAGGTACTCAAGCACAGCAGCCATGTAAACCGGCGCCCCGGTCCCCACCCGCTGAGAGTATCGTCCCTTCTTCAAATACCGACCGATTCTGCCAACCGGGAACTGCAGGCCGGCTTTCAGCGACCGCGATACCGGTTTCTTCTTCGGACCGCCGCCCTTTCTTCCACCAGCTCCTTTCATGCTCGTCAGAAATTGAACTCTGCGTACAAAAATGAGGAGAGATTGGTGTTGCTGGATTTAAGTAACAGTGAATTTGAGCTGGGTTGACATGTGGTGGATAATTTGGAGCGTTGGATTCGTTGGATCAACGTTGGTGATTGACAATTAGTCATTCGCGTGCTCTGGAATGGACCAATCAGATAATAGCTCTTGCAAAAGCCTAGACTTATGGGAGAAACATACTTGATAATTGTTGGGTTAATTAATTATCGATCAGTTTCATTGATTCGGTTTGTCTTCTAAGTATATTTTTCCAAAGTTATTTActttctaaaaaatattatattttatctaaatgaattaaacataatttttaaaaaaaaatcattttagaaaatTCATGTATCACAAATATGAATTCGTATAAATCAATAAGAATACTAGCATGACCgcttataatatatttaatattatatgttatatacaaataatatatttttataaaaaaatacattttttcaaatatttgctttaattatattttttaaaattattatttaaagtaaTGTATAAATAAATGTAAAAAGTTATTTAGCATATCTATAATAGTTACTTGAGAAATCAAAATTGTGTTGAATCCAAACTAGTTAGGTTATTATTCTAACATTCATCAATCTTTATTGACGAAAGTCTAacctaatatatttttttaaaaacacgacatttgttctaaaaaaataaacacaaaaatttttgtaaaaCGATCTTACAAAGcatcatgaaaaaaataatattttttatgtcaaaatattactaATTATTATGATTATGGATATGATTGATCAGAATCACGAATACAGATATGTTTTACCGGCTCATAACAtatagattaaaaaataaatagaaccaGTGGCATATATATCCTAAATTATacgttttttcaaaaatttataatcgCTTGCTTActtgtaaattaaattatacattTACTGTTCCTATGCTAATAATCACACAGCGAGAGTTCAATGCCACGccctatatattttttttcttccctttttttatattaaaatttcacaaaaacaAAAGATTCATCAAACAGATTAATACAATGTCTTGCATTAGTTGAgatatgaaattatttaaattaatgattTCGTATTGAGCTGATTTGAAATACATCACATtaataaataagaaataattagTTGAAATTTGAGATGGACTGGTGTAATTAACTCACTAAATTTTCACGTATACCAGGAATTATAAAAACGAATAATGAAAACATAGAATACTTCATGCTAGTCGTgattattatatgaaaaataaaatgattgatAAACATGAAAATAGGTAATAAAAATTGAAAGTACATAGgtaaactatatattttgattgacaATATATTTTCGTTTAGGACACGAAGTCGCTTGATAATCAAATACTGACAGATTCTACAATGGCGATGAGCCAATTTCCTGCTGATCTGCCCAAGCATATCAGGTATCGACTGCACTTTCTGCCCAATGACTAATCAAATATCAATGGTTCGTCCGATAGATTTGTATGGGCTTTGGACTTTTGttaaatattattgttattaatgTTTTGAGCTGGGTAATACAAAATAATGTACAAAATACATTATTGATCGATGATAATCTACttgcaaatttaaattttgctcaacaaaacatatataaaaatggGAAGATCGTTTTGTTTGAGTTAACTCGTGCATTGAACTTTATTGACTTTTgtataaaaacaatttttattttaaggatatattatgattttatcaaactatgacattttatttttttcatatacaTGTACAATGTGcatagataaatattttaaatatacttTGGTATTATGAGATCGTTCATATGATGGtgattttgaaattcatttataaGTTTTTGTATGTTCTAAAATATGTTATTAGTCGATTCAACCGtctaaaatacatataaatGTCGCTCGAGCATGGTACTAACATCTATGATGTGGTGTATCACGTTTCATTGAAAATACATTGAGATGTCAacagtggcggagccaggaaTCTGGTGTTACCcgtgctagaattttaaaccctaacatcttttaatatttaaattgatctacccgggctaatatcaaatttatccaaaattatacatgaatttacatataaaattttttaaaaaattttggacCAAGCTCGGGTAAAAAGACATATACCTCCGCCCCTGGATGTCAAAACATACAAACGAGTGATTATATGATGAGTCATTGAACAACCACCTCTCGGACTTTTCAAgtagttatcacttatcgagtggataAGTTCGCAattatgattgtacatcattatGTATTTAACTTAGGATAACATggaggctctacatactagcACTGCATTTTGATTTGTTTATCGATTTCGTGGGAGTAAtaaggtggcaaggttgggtgtaaTTCAAACATAAGTATGACTCGGTGCTTTGTATTCGGAAATTcacatctatatatatacacacacatatattatacaagaatgtttggataaaatgGGGACAAAGTAGATATTTGAAAAGAATCCTATGAATATAAAGGTCATTTGAGTAATGACGATGAATGTAACTAAGGAAAACTACAATAGTTAggatattttttcaaatatttgtagGTTATTAGTTCATattatcaatcaaatatttcacattttattattaaatatcttacgaatcaaatatttatgagtttaattattacttttacatttaaataaattcatgtttacgttttatttttattcctaAGTTAATCGATTTAATTTATAACTTTTTCATTAACATTTTAACTTAATATtgaattatgtatttatttacaattaattaatacaaataatttattattaaaattttatttaaaataatataacatgACGATACAAAAGTATTACAAATTAGATTGCATGTAGCGTGGTGGGCTGCCAGCGACGCGCGCGTGCGGAGAAcgcttaaaaaaaaaacacgcaaGGGAGAAATGTTCTCTATCGGAATATTTTGCAAATGCCCCCACGTAGTTGCCTTGTACAAATCTTCCTATCGGTCATTATCATACATTCTCCTTAAGTCAAGGCCTAGGGTTACCATTTTCGATACCGATGATTCCGTGAATTCTTCGATTCAAATACTGATACAATCTccatttatttgaaatttgaaattcaatctACTTTACGTTTCCCAATATCGCTTTCTGCAGTTCGATTTCTATCGGAGATTTCCACCCCAAAAGAATTGGCGAATTGTGAATCAGGGAGCATCGAACTATGCATTCGGTGCCTTCAAACGATCTGCTTTTGCTCCCACACAGGATGTCCTATTGTGGCGGCTCGTTTTCTCATCGTCTGAAACATCTTCAGAAAAGTGATCGGCGTGGTAATCTTAGTAGTTAATATTTGTCTTGATCTTTGATTGGGTTGGTTGTGTTTCCTGTTTTCGACGGTGCCTGGTCGCTATCTGTTGATTTCCAGCTActattgttaaattatttgaaGATTTCTGATAAATTTTCTCGTGGGGACGATTTTGATCTGAAATTACCTATCGAGATTTGCGGATCTTTTTGGGTTTTCTGTTGGTTGGTATCACTTCAGTGTATATTGGGGAGAATTCGTGTTAAGGGAGCTCGGAATCAATATAAGGTACGGTACATACTGGTCTTATTCTCCATTCCGTACGctatatttttttgtatgtGTTGTGATATTTTGAATACACTTCATATGGGGCCGTGATAATTTTTGTTCCATTAATTTTGAATTCAAGGTCAGATCATACTGGGTGAAATTAACAAGGAAGCACTATTGagatgtaaaaaatatatatccatTGTTTTAAAGTCTTCAGTGATTTCGTTAGTTTAACGTTCTAAGAGTGGAAAACAACATATTAGTTTCAGGGTTCTTTTATTATTGAGTGAGTAGTTACCCCGCCCCTGCACCAATTACAGCAATCATGTATACATCAGGCTATAAGATAGTTATAATGAAATGTATAAGCTAATCAATTTAGCCGGTTGGCTAGCGAAGAAGAAAATCTGGTACACAGCGATAAGCTAATTCCTTATTCATGGAATCTGACCTATGATGTCAAAGGACTTCTCAGGAGAATATGAGTGTTTTGAATTGAATAAGAAAAATATGCTTTGGGTCTATTATACCATGTAATACAGATCATTATCAATTTGAGGTTGTATTTATGGATCTTCTCATCAGTTTTTACTGCAGTAGATGGAAGTTTGTGTTCCATATACACCAGCTGCTCAAGATAAAAGCAATGATGGGGGTTCTGATGCAGATCCATGGCGCCGGGATTACTGCAACTTAAGGGATCTTTCAGTGAATGCCCTTGAGACATGTTTGAGTGAATTTCTTAACATCGAGGACAATAAACCATCAACCAGTAGCTTCTACCAATTTGCTGACAAGAATGGTACTTGCCATGTGGTAAGGGAAGGCAAACAAGAtggttttgataaaaaaaattcctatGGTTCAGCATCTGAGAAATGCTTAAGCAAATCTGATACATTTCCGCTTCCTGGTGAACCTAAATCCTCTGTTGATGGATTGTTGGTTGGACTAGGAAAGCAGGGGGACGTTATAACTGTTGAAGTCTCTGAACCAAATGGCTGTGGTAAATTTGTTAACTATTCACAATCCATATTGCTACCTGTAAGTCTTTCCATCTGATATTTTGGTCTGTTCATTATAGTGTTTTCTGATTGGTTGTAGAAGTTCTCTATTTTGAAATGGACTTTGCCAAGTAATATTCTTGGCTGAAGACACTCGCAAGAGCAGATATCATTAATACGTCAACCTGTGCACATAATATTCTTTCTGTGATTCTATTATAGATACTTCTATTTTCTTCTTTCAACACCACATTTGATCCCAATTTGGAGAAAAGAAACTTAATTGTTCTACTTCATGGATTCAGGTCTCGAGAATCCACTTTTTAACATCtctattattttatgtttttttcgtTATGCTATTACCTCAGAAATCGTCAAAGATTGTATCTGCCATGAAAGGTAGCCGTGAAAAGCAGGGTATCGAACCTAAGAAGCTATCTGTGACCTGGGCCCCTGGTGTCTATGATCCAGTTCCAACAGCAGCATCACGTGTTCCATCAAACAAGAATCAACGCTATCGCAATGATGGCAAGAGTTATGGGAAGAACAAGCTGAAGGGAGGAGGTAAATCTTCACGAGGCAGAAGGGGCAAAGACAAGAAACAAGTTCATAAAAACAATGGGGGTAACAATGTTAAGCCTATACGCGATAACAGATTGCTCGGTTTTGGCAAGCCTGTGACGGGTATCGAAATTTTAATGTCTCGAGTCCATACCCCATCCGTGGAATTAGTTTTCTGAAGAAGTCAGTCACAGGTTGCCCTTTCCAACAGTAGTAGCTACTTTATGAGGGGATTTATGTTCTTAATTATCGTGTTTTCTTTCATCTCACccatgtaaataaataattaactagAGGTGAGTCTCTTTTGGTTTAACTAGCAAGTGCAAAGGAAAAGTGTTAGTGGTTGTAGTACcatgttttaaagattttagTATGATGTACTTGGGGTTCACACTCCTCTTTTAGAatttttggatttggatttggatttggatttggtaTGCACAATCAACTCTCTTTTATCCTTGGATCGAATAGTGCCCACAGTATTTTGCAAGATTTCTTCCAAATTACGTTAAAGATATAGAGTTTGCTTTTGCATTTTGCTGTCAGAAATAAGTGAACATTGCAATCGGGTGAGCCTGTTTCATCTCTCATCATGGTCAGAGCTTGCATCTCTTATCATTGTCGGAGCTTAGACGATATGAAGTTAAAATGTTGAGAAGAATTTACCGTGTTAATTGAAATACAGTTGAATAAGAAACTCAACTAGAGAAATGTGTTTTTTCATTATCATTCTCTTTTGTTCAAACTGATACAACGAGATTTTTCGGACCCATCAACCATCATCAACTCTTTGACGATTACCAAAATTGTACAGAAGGTGCCATAAAACAGAGAGTGCACAAAATTTACAAAAACGATTTCATTAAACGAATAACCAAACATTTAGATACATGTATACCGCTAATGAAGAGCTCAGGACTAGTTAGAGTAACAGGGTAGAACTGGGTCGAATCGAAGCCAGGTGCGAGCGAAGAAGCGGCGACATATCCACCCAGGATGCACCGAAAAGCAGTGAACGCCATATGAATTTAGATTTTGTTGCAAAGTTCCGATTTTGGAATCCAAGCTGGAGAAAATTGAAAAATGGGGTTTTGGGGTTTAGTAGAAAGTCGCACGATTCATTGAAAACCATTAGTCTTTCAATGGGGATACGTATGCACCTCATTGGTGTGCCAATCGTGGCGTTGAACCGAATTAAGTCGAatacaatgaaaaataaaaaggcTTGATTTTGGTCAAGTTGGATTTAAAAATCGAAAGGAGTTGATGCAGATTTTAACACGATTCTATGTGCACCTTTCTCTGCTGAGGATGTTAAGAGGGCACTATTTGATATGCATCCAGATAAGGCTCCAGGGATTGATATGTCTGTGTTCTTTTATCAGAAATTTTGGGATGTGATAGGTGATGAGGTTATTGAGGCTGTTTTGCAAGTTTTAAATGGAGGAGCTGCTCTTGATAGTTGGAATGAAACCATCATCACTTTGATTCCGAAAGTACAGCATCCTATGACTATGAAGGACTTTCGCCCCATTAGTCTGTGCAATGTTTGTTATAAGATTGTCGCTCGAGCCTTGACTAACAGACTAAGATCAATGCTTGAACACTCAGTTAACCAGTTCCAGAGCGCTTTCATCCCAGGACGTTTGATTTCAGATAATATTATCCTGGGTTTTGAGACACTTCATTGGATGAGGAGTAGAAAAGGAGGTCACAAGGGGTATGCGGCATTGAAACTTGATATGAGTAAAGCATATGATCGGGTTGAGTGGAGCTTTCTTGAGGGTATTATGATTAAGCTGGGTTTCTCGGCTATATGGGTGGATAAGGTCATGAGATGTGTGCGGACAGTGCAATATACTTTTTCGGTTAATGGAGAGTTGGTTGGGAATCTTATTCCAAGCAGGGGGCTTCGACAGGGAGATCCTCTCTCCCCATATCTTTTCGTTTTATGTGCCCAGGGATTATCCTCTGCGATCCTCTCTTTTGAAGCGAGAAAATTTATTTCCGGTGTTCGAATTGCTCCTAATTGTCCTTCAATTACCCACCTGTTTTTTTGCAGATGATAGCCTTTTATTCTTTAAAGCTACTATGGAAAATTGTGCAGGGGTGCTTAATTGCCTGCATTTATATGAAAAAGCCTAGGTCAATTGATCAATTTTAAGAAATCTTTTTTATCCTTCAGCCCGAATACTAATGTAATGGTGATGGATACTATTAAATCAATGCTAGCTATTCCAGTTGTGCAGGGTTTTGAAGTGTATTTTGGACTACCGGTTTTTTCTGCCAGGAATAAAAAGTTACAATTCTGGTATTTGGTGGAAAGAGTGGTAAAGAGGATGCAGAGATGGAGTGGTAAATTATTCTCAGTTGGGGGCAAAGAAACTTTGTTAAAATCTGTTGTCCAATCTATTCCTACGTATGCAATGTCTTGTTTTCGTATCCCAAAGTCCATATGCGAGGAGATAGAAAAGGTTTGTGCGAATTTTTGGTGGGGTGAAGAAATAGGAAGGAAGAGGTTGCATTGGAAATCTTGGAAAGCTCTTTGCAAGCCAAAGTGTATGGGAGGTTTGGGTTTCCGTCATCTTGAGACTTTTAATAAAGCATTGTTGGCTAAACAAATTTGGCGCATACTAGTAAAACCACAATCTCTGGTTGCACGAGTTCTCAAAGCGAGATATTTCCGTCATCAAGATATTATGGCTGCCTCTTTGGGGAGTAATCCATCCTATATCTGGAGATCTATTATGTGGAGCCGGTCACTTATGGAGAAAGGGTTGCTTTGGCATGTGGGCAATGGAGAACATATCTCTACTTTTGATAATCGTTGGATACCTGGTGGAGGATGTCTCTCGCCCACTCTATCTGACCGGGCTGAGTATGGAACAGTGAACACTCTTATCAACAATGGTAGATGGAATGATCAGATAGTGAACACAATTTTTCAGCCCCACATTGCgtcaaatattttatctatcCCTTTATCGGCTTCAAGGCGAGTAGATTTTCGTTATTGGTTTTTTGACTCTATAGGAAGATATTCGGTGAAAGAGGGATACAAAGCGGAAATCGGTCTCTATGATTCTCCTTCACATAGCTCGACTCTGCCTCTAAAGGATTGGTGGAAATTCCTATGGGCTCTTTCCCTCCCTCCAAAGGTACGTATTTTCTTGTGGCGTGCGTTGAATGATATAATCTCAACATCTGTAAACCTGAGTGCTCATCATGTGCCGACCTCTGGAGTTTGCCCTCTTTGTAATTATGGCCTAGATACAACAAGCCATGCATTGTTTGCATGTCCTATTATTAAATCATGCTGGAAATATTCTGGGTTTTGGCTATTTTTTAAAGGAGTTCGGTTTTTGGatgtgtttgatattttcattgggATGAAGGAAAAACTGGGTAAACTGGAATTTGAATTGTTTGCTATGCGTACTTATGCTGTTTGGAGCGAGAGACTCCAGATTGTACACAAGCAGAAAAGCACTATGAAGGTTCTTAATGTTGATTGGAGTGAGGCTTCACTGCATGAATTCCAGTCTGCTCAAAGCTCACATTTGAAAACCACATGTTCGCCTACTACACCCCCTTCACCTTGCTTTTGGATAGCCCCTCCTTTCAATCTGCTTTGTGTTGATATGGACGCAGCGTATAAGGAAACCTCTAATCAATTTGCGATTGGTGGGGTGGTAAGAGATCACGAAGGCAGGATGATATTAGCGTTTGATATGACGATTTTTAAGCCTCAGTCGGTGGCCCTCGCCGAACTCGGAGCGATTGTTGCTGGGATAAGGGTGGTGCAAGAGCATAATATTCTCATTAATCACATTAACTCGGATTCTCTTCTAGCAGTGCAAAATGTTATGTGTCCAGAGGAAGATCTGAGTTATGTTGGATCTTGTGCGGAGGAAATTAGACGACTTCTTGAGCAAAATGGCGTTCGACATCTCTTTCATGTTAGACGATCTGCCAATACGATTGCACATGCTCTAACTTCATTTGCTATTTTTTCTCCCGATCTTTTTGTTTGGAAGAATGGGAGTTTTCCTTATTGATTACTAAAACTTGTAAATCCAGATTTTGCCTCTCTTAATAAATTTGCAagttttcctaaaaaaaaaaaaaaaaaagatattcgAAAATAAATGGAGGAATTTTTGTGTTTCCAAAAAGCCAAAAGAAATTCCAAAAAGCCAAAAGAAATAGAACTTGGTCTACGCTCACGTGGACACTGATTTATGGAAATCATTTTATCCGAGTATGGTCCTCACTCCCCAAAGATGTTTTGGACACAAAATGTTTGTGTAATTGACTAAATGGCGTTCTGCTCTTGCCTGAAGTGCCATCCCTTTCTTTTTCAACAGATTTCAGAAcccattaaaaataattcactCTCATTTTCGATAAATCACGTGAAGCAGCTCACGCCGTTCTCGTTTGCCGTTTCCTCGAGTATTTCAAGCGTTTCACTTTCCTCGGACTTCACTCAACGATTTTTGGACACACTTCGTGGTGAAGATAATGGGATGTCGGCCCTTCGTGTCTTCGAATGGGCAACAAAGCCGCCCAGTTTTGCACCCACTTTACCGATATATGAGGAAATAATCCGGAAGCTCGGCGA contains the following coding sequences:
- the LOC140965799 gene encoding uncharacterized protein isoform X2 produces the protein MEVCVPYTPAAQDKSNDGGSDADPWRRDYCNLRDLSVNALETCLSEFLNIEDNKPSTSSFYQFADKNGTCHVVREGKQDGFDKKNSYGSASEKCLSKSDTFPLPGEPKSSVDGLLVGLGKQGDVITVEVSEPNGCGKFVNYSQSILLPIVSAMKGSREKQGIEPKKLSVTWAPGVYDPVPTAASRVPSNKNQRYRNDGKSYGKNKLKGGGKSSRGRRGKDKKQVHKNNGGNNVKPIRDNRLLGFGKPVTGIEILMSRVHTPSVELVF
- the LOC140965799 gene encoding uncharacterized protein isoform X1, producing MEVCVPYTPAAQDKSNDGGSDADPWRRDYCNLRDLSVNALETCLSEFLNIEDNKPSTSSFYQFADKNGTCHVVREGKQDGFDKKNSYGSASEKCLSKSDTFPLPGEPKSSVDGLLVGLGKQGDVITVEVSEPNGCGKFVNYSQSILLPKSSKIVSAMKGSREKQGIEPKKLSVTWAPGVYDPVPTAASRVPSNKNQRYRNDGKSYGKNKLKGGGKSSRGRRGKDKKQVHKNNGGNNVKPIRDNRLLGFGKPVTGIEILMSRVHTPSVELVF
- the LOC140965779 gene encoding histone H2A-like, which codes for MKGAGGRKGGGPKKKPVSRSLKAGLQFPVGRIGRYLKKGRYSQRVGTGAPVYMAAVLEYLAAEVLELAGNAARDNKKNRIIPRHVLLAVRNDEELGKLLAGVTIAYGGVLPNINPVLLPKKSEKVAEKAPKSPSKAKKSPKKA